Proteins from a genomic interval of Bradyrhizobium sp. CCBAU 53340:
- the fliJ gene encoding flagellar export protein FliJ encodes MKSRDTLIRLKKFQVDEKRRRVAQIESMIADFQRMSVDLEREIQTEQDRAGINDPAHFAYPTYAKAAIQRRENLTRSADELKGQLEEAKAALGEAFEELKKVELLDERDQARERAEENAREQADLDSIGLMRSRIGAVA; translated from the coding sequence ATGAAGTCACGTGATACCCTCATTCGCCTGAAGAAGTTTCAGGTCGACGAGAAGCGCCGCCGGGTCGCCCAGATCGAGTCCATGATCGCCGATTTCCAGCGGATGTCGGTCGATCTTGAACGCGAGATCCAGACCGAGCAGGACCGCGCCGGGATCAACGATCCCGCGCATTTCGCCTATCCGACCTATGCCAAGGCCGCCATCCAGCGCCGCGAGAACCTGACCCGCTCGGCCGACGAGCTGAAGGGCCAGCTCGAGGAAGCCAAGGCTGCGCTCGGTGAGGCCTTCGAGGAGCTGAAGAAGGTCGAGCTGCTGGACGAGCGCGACCAGGCCCGCGAGCGCGCCGAGGAAAATGCCCGCGAGCAGGCCGATCTCGACAGCATCGGCTTGATGCGCTCCCGCATCGGCGCCGTCGCGTAA
- a CDS encoding anti-sigma factor domain-containing protein, which yields MAYSEDHIALAAEYALGTLDAGERAQVETMMAVDEGFAAIVRAWEYRLGALNQMVGTIEPRPIVWENIRREIAQTVSTQESQQGSPEAPPVLSDAPPPPPEIASSQPVSPETPAQQPPSPIVQPPTSAQSDADVIPEMAPQFIPQTHAPDPRIVPVTQIPVVDNTKVIRLQGHVKRWRTIASAMGALAAALLVTLSLQIFLPDALPGALRPAPRIQTVEVKTPATPLSSPAQYVALLQGQSGGPAFILTIDGATKNFTVRKVGAPPEPGKSFELWLISDRLPRPRSLGVIGAGDFTARPVLAGYDADVVNGATYAVTVEQSGGSPNGQPTSAPVFSGKLIETVPPSQPQAPAKK from the coding sequence ATGGCCTATAGCGAGGACCATATCGCGCTCGCCGCGGAATATGCGCTCGGCACACTCGATGCCGGCGAGCGCGCGCAGGTCGAGACCATGATGGCGGTGGACGAGGGGTTCGCCGCAATCGTGCGGGCCTGGGAATACCGGCTCGGCGCCCTCAACCAGATGGTCGGCACGATCGAGCCGCGGCCGATCGTGTGGGAGAATATCAGGCGCGAGATCGCGCAGACTGTATCGACGCAGGAGTCTCAGCAAGGCTCGCCCGAGGCGCCGCCGGTGCTGTCGGATGCGCCACCGCCGCCGCCGGAGATTGCTTCATCGCAGCCTGTCTCGCCGGAGACTCCAGCACAACAGCCTCCGTCGCCGATCGTGCAGCCGCCGACCTCAGCGCAATCCGACGCCGACGTCATTCCGGAGATGGCGCCGCAATTCATTCCGCAGACTCATGCGCCCGATCCGCGCATCGTGCCCGTGACGCAGATCCCGGTCGTCGACAACACCAAGGTGATCCGGCTGCAGGGCCACGTGAAGCGCTGGCGCACGATCGCCTCCGCCATGGGCGCGCTTGCGGCCGCGCTGCTGGTGACCCTGTCGCTTCAGATCTTCCTGCCCGATGCGCTGCCGGGCGCGCTACGGCCCGCACCGCGCATCCAGACGGTCGAGGTGAAGACACCGGCCACGCCATTGTCTTCGCCCGCGCAATATGTCGCGCTGTTGCAGGGCCAGAGCGGCGGTCCCGCCTTCATCCTCACCATCGATGGCGCCACCAAGAATTTCACGGTGCGCAAGGTCGGCGCGCCGCCGGAGCCGGGCAAGAGCTTCGAGCTCTGGCTGATCTCCGACAGGCTGCCGCGGCCGCGTTCGCTGGGTGTAATCGGCGCCGGCGACTTCACCGCGCGCCCGGTGCTCGCCGGCTACGATGCCGATGTCGTCAACGGCGCGACCTATGCCGTCACCGTCGAGCAATCGGGCGGCTCGCCCAACGGGCAGCCAACCTCGGCGCCAGTGTTTTCTGGCAAGCTGATCGAGACCGTGCCGCCCTCCCAGCCGCAGGCGCCCGCAAAGAAGTAG
- the flhA gene encoding flagellar biosynthesis protein FlhA, with translation MVDVTAGQGVGGGKPGIPSLSEIVTILKRGDIALALGILTILVVLILPLPAIVLDLFLAISITLSILILMTSLFIQAPLEFSAFPTILLISTMLRLSLNMASTRLILSHGHEGTDAAGHVIEAFGSFVMGGNFVIGIIVFAILIIVNFVVITKGSGRIAEVAARFHLDAMPGKQMAIDADLSAGLIDEKIAKERRKALEDESGFFGAMDGASKFVRGDAIAGLLIVFINVVGGMIIGVAQQGLSFADAGRSYTLLTVGDGLVTQVPALIVSTAAGLLVSKAGVSGAADKALMKQFSGYPQALAMSSAVMLVLAALPGIPTIPFLALGAGAGALAWTARNHKRTTVKAEEAAKAAPASGQPGAPGAAAAEEPISAALKIDDLKIELGYALLPLVNGPDGTDRLTEQIKALRRSLAIEMGFVMPAVRILDNVQLEANTYIIKIKEVDAGTGKIWPNHFMVMDPGGSQVQVPGIHTTEPTFGLPATWVDASLKEEASLKGYTVVDAATVLSTHLTELLKANMSDLLSYGEVQKLLKELPKEQSELVKDIVPAQVTVSGIQRVLQLLLAERISIRDLSTILEGIADSLAFSRNPATMVEHVRARLARQICAQNTSFAGYLPLIALSAKWEQAFAESIIGQGEERSLAMQPSKLSEFMTAVREAFERAAREGEAPVLVTSAAIRPFVRSLVERFRAQTTVLSQAEIHPRARLKTVGSI, from the coding sequence ATGGTCGACGTCACCGCGGGACAGGGCGTAGGCGGCGGAAAGCCCGGGATCCCCTCCCTTTCCGAAATCGTCACCATCCTCAAGCGCGGCGACATTGCGCTGGCGCTCGGCATCCTCACCATCCTGGTGGTGCTGATCCTGCCGCTGCCCGCGATCGTGCTGGACCTGTTCCTGGCGATCTCGATCACGCTGTCGATCCTGATCCTGATGACCTCGCTGTTCATCCAGGCGCCGCTGGAATTCTCCGCCTTCCCGACCATCCTGCTGATCTCGACCATGCTGCGGCTGTCGCTCAACATGGCCTCGACGCGCCTGATCCTGTCGCACGGGCACGAGGGCACGGATGCGGCCGGTCACGTCATCGAAGCCTTCGGCAGCTTCGTGATGGGCGGCAATTTCGTCATCGGCATCATCGTCTTCGCCATCCTGATCATCGTCAATTTCGTCGTCATCACCAAGGGTTCGGGCCGCATCGCCGAAGTCGCCGCGCGCTTCCACCTCGACGCCATGCCCGGCAAGCAGATGGCGATCGACGCCGATCTCTCCGCCGGCCTGATCGACGAAAAGATCGCCAAGGAGCGCCGCAAGGCGCTGGAGGACGAGAGCGGCTTCTTCGGCGCCATGGACGGTGCCTCGAAATTCGTCCGCGGCGATGCCATCGCCGGCCTTCTGATCGTCTTCATCAACGTCGTCGGTGGCATGATCATCGGCGTTGCGCAGCAGGGCCTCTCCTTCGCCGACGCCGGCCGCAGCTACACGCTGCTGACCGTCGGTGACGGCCTCGTCACCCAGGTGCCGGCGCTGATCGTCTCGACCGCGGCCGGCCTGCTCGTCTCCAAGGCCGGCGTCTCCGGTGCCGCCGACAAGGCGCTGATGAAGCAGTTCTCCGGCTATCCGCAGGCCCTCGCGATGTCCTCGGCGGTCATGCTGGTGCTGGCGGCGCTGCCGGGCATTCCGACCATCCCTTTCCTGGCGCTCGGCGCCGGCGCCGGCGCGCTGGCCTGGACCGCGCGCAACCACAAGCGCACCACCGTCAAGGCCGAGGAAGCCGCCAAGGCCGCGCCCGCTTCCGGTCAGCCCGGAGCGCCGGGCGCTGCGGCTGCGGAGGAGCCGATCTCGGCGGCGCTGAAGATCGACGACCTGAAGATCGAGCTCGGCTATGCGCTCTTGCCGCTCGTCAACGGCCCCGACGGCACCGACCGCCTCACCGAGCAGATCAAGGCGCTGCGCCGCTCGCTGGCGATCGAGATGGGCTTCGTGATGCCGGCGGTGCGCATCCTGGACAACGTCCAGCTCGAGGCCAACACCTACATCATCAAGATCAAGGAGGTCGACGCCGGCACCGGCAAGATCTGGCCGAACCACTTCATGGTCATGGACCCCGGCGGCAGCCAGGTGCAGGTGCCCGGCATCCATACCACCGAGCCGACCTTTGGCCTGCCCGCGACCTGGGTCGATGCCAGCCTCAAGGAGGAGGCCTCGCTCAAGGGCTACACCGTCGTCGACGCCGCGACCGTGCTCTCGACCCACCTCACGGAGCTGCTCAAGGCCAACATGTCGGACCTGCTCTCCTATGGCGAGGTGCAGAAACTGCTCAAGGAGCTGCCGAAGGAGCAGAGCGAGCTGGTCAAGGACATCGTGCCGGCGCAGGTCACGGTCTCCGGCATCCAGCGCGTGCTGCAGCTGCTGCTCGCCGAGCGCATCTCGATCCGCGACCTCTCGACCATCCTCGAAGGCATCGCCGATTCGCTCGCCTTCTCACGCAACCCGGCGACCATGGTCGAGCATGTCCGCGCTCGCCTCGCCCGGCAGATCTGCGCGCAAAACACCTCCTTCGCCGGCTATCTGCCGCTGATCGCGCTGTCGGCGAAATGGGAGCAGGCCTTCGCCGAATCCATCATCGGCCAGGGCGAGGAGCGCAGCCTCGCCATGCAGCCCTCGAAACTGTCGGAGTTCATGACCGCCGTGCGCGAGGCCTTCGAGCGCGCCGCGCGCGAAGGCGAGGCGCCGGTGCTGGTGACCTCTGCGGCAATTCGTCCCTTCGTCCGCTCTCTGGTTGAGCGGTTCCGCGCCCAGACGACCGTGCTGTCGCAGGCCGAAATCCACCCCAGGGCGAGGCTGAAAACGGTCGGAAGCATCTGA
- the ctrA gene encoding response regulator transcription factor CtrA, whose amino-acid sequence MRVLLIEDDSAVAQSIELMLKSESFNVYTTDLGEEGVDLGKLYDYDIILLDLNLPDMSGYDVLKQLRVSKIKTPILILSGLAGIEDKVKGLGVGADDYMTKPFHKDELVARIHAIVRRSKGHAQSVIQTGDLVVNLDTKTVEVGGQRVHLTGKEYQMLELLSLRKGTTLTKEMFLNHLYGGMDEPELKIIDVFICKLRKKLANASEGRNFIETVWGRGYVLREPHEADERIPA is encoded by the coding sequence ATGCGCGTTTTGCTGATTGAAGATGACAGCGCCGTCGCGCAGTCGATCGAGCTGATGCTGAAGTCTGAGAGCTTCAATGTCTACACGACCGATTTGGGGGAAGAAGGCGTCGATCTCGGTAAGTTATACGATTACGACATTATCCTTCTCGACCTTAACCTGCCCGACATGTCCGGTTACGACGTGCTCAAGCAGCTTCGGGTCTCCAAGATCAAGACACCGATCCTGATCCTCTCCGGCCTTGCCGGCATCGAGGACAAGGTCAAGGGTCTCGGCGTCGGCGCCGACGACTACATGACCAAACCCTTCCACAAGGACGAGCTGGTTGCCCGCATCCACGCGATCGTGCGCCGCTCCAAGGGTCACGCCCAGTCGGTCATCCAGACCGGCGACCTCGTCGTCAACCTCGACACCAAGACGGTCGAAGTCGGCGGCCAGCGCGTGCACCTGACCGGCAAGGAGTACCAGATGCTGGAGCTGCTCTCGCTCCGCAAGGGTACCACCCTGACCAAGGAAATGTTCCTCAACCACCTCTATGGCGGCATGGACGAGCCCGAGCTGAAGATCATCGACGTCTTCATCTGCAAGCTCCGCAAGAAGCTGGCCAACGCTTCCGAAGGCCGCAACTTCATCGAGACCGTGTGGGGCCGTGGCTACGTGCTGCGCGAGCCGCACGAGGCCGACGAGCGCATCCCCGCCTGA
- a CDS encoding AraC family transcriptional regulator translates to MDAAKSPGIFVHQYAGLPQGPAFEHWRDRALGACGLEIGPSHGDSIDCRLQVSVVDNITLAIPEGASAQYSRTQSGLADGSDDLVLIAAHAGLVSVRQNGHTVELAPEQMVLADMSITGSVGHTDENRFTTIRMPRRALLDINPRAEEKLSQVLSDGAVAETIFRYHALAAHHAPHLDAVGQRLTAQHMVDLVGLLLGTDAEHAALARGRGHAAARLDLMRADVMAALSRNDLCLSEVATRSGLSPRQAQRLFEQAGTTFTEFVLEQRLLLARKLLGDPRARARKISDIAHSSGFSDLSYFNRAFRKRFGATPSELREG, encoded by the coding sequence ATGGATGCAGCCAAGTCGCCGGGCATCTTTGTTCACCAATATGCGGGCCTGCCGCAGGGTCCGGCCTTCGAACATTGGCGCGATCGGGCCCTGGGGGCCTGTGGCCTCGAGATCGGGCCGAGCCATGGCGACAGCATTGATTGCCGGTTGCAGGTCAGCGTGGTCGACAACATCACGCTCGCGATTCCCGAAGGGGCCTCCGCGCAATACTCCCGCACGCAGAGCGGCCTCGCCGATGGCAGCGACGATCTCGTGCTGATCGCCGCGCATGCCGGCCTCGTCAGCGTCCGGCAGAACGGCCATACCGTCGAGCTCGCGCCGGAGCAGATGGTGCTGGCCGACATGAGCATCACCGGCAGCGTCGGCCATACCGACGAGAACCGCTTCACCACCATCCGCATGCCGCGCCGCGCGCTGCTCGACATCAATCCGCGCGCCGAGGAGAAGCTCTCGCAAGTGTTGTCCGACGGCGCGGTCGCCGAGACCATCTTCCGCTATCACGCCCTTGCCGCTCATCACGCACCGCATCTCGACGCCGTCGGCCAGCGCCTGACCGCGCAGCACATGGTCGATCTCGTCGGCCTCCTGCTCGGCACCGACGCCGAGCACGCTGCGCTCGCGCGCGGCCGCGGCCATGCGGCGGCCCGCCTCGATCTCATGCGCGCCGACGTGATGGCCGCACTCAGCCGCAACGATCTCTGCCTGTCCGAGGTCGCAACCCGCTCTGGCCTCAGCCCGCGCCAGGCGCAGCGGCTGTTCGAACAGGCCGGCACCACCTTCACCGAATTCGTGCTGGAGCAGCGTCTCTTGCTGGCGCGCAAACTGCTCGGCGATCCCCGTGCGCGGGCGCGCAAGATCAGCGACATCGCGCACTCCTCGGGCTTCTCCGATCTGTCCTATTTCAACCGCGCCTTCCGCAAGCGCTTTGGCGCGACGCCGTCGGAACTGCGCGAGGGGTGA
- a CDS encoding sigma-70 family RNA polymerase sigma factor: protein MLTPAELVGLIEAVAGRDQAAFERLYAATRAKLYGVVLRILRRQDLAEEVIQETYVKIWNSAGQFNPTLSSPITWMASIARNRAIDIVRKKTEASLEEEPQAMEVASDSPDPLARREMSEELKRLLECIGRLEPDRQKLVLLAYYNGWSREQLAEKFAAPVNTVKTWLRRSMLDIRECLGL from the coding sequence ATGCTGACGCCAGCAGAGCTGGTCGGGCTGATTGAGGCGGTCGCGGGGCGCGATCAGGCCGCGTTCGAGCGCCTCTACGCCGCCACGCGCGCGAAACTCTACGGCGTCGTGCTCCGTATCTTGCGCCGACAGGATCTCGCAGAGGAGGTCATTCAGGAGACCTACGTCAAGATCTGGAACAGTGCCGGCCAGTTCAATCCGACGCTGTCCTCGCCGATCACGTGGATGGCCTCGATCGCGCGCAACCGCGCCATCGATATCGTGCGCAAGAAGACGGAAGCCTCGCTCGAGGAGGAGCCGCAGGCGATGGAAGTCGCCTCCGACAGTCCGGATCCCCTGGCGCGCCGGGAGATGTCCGAGGAGTTGAAGCGGCTCTTGGAATGTATTGGCCGGCTCGAGCCGGACCGGCAGAAGCTCGTGCTTCTCGCTTATTACAACGGCTGGAGCCGCGAACAATTGGCGGAGAAGTTCGCAGCGCCCGTCAACACGGTGAAGACGTGGCTTCGGCGCAGCATGCTGGATATCCGGGAGTGCCTCGGATTATGA
- a CDS encoding NAD(P)/FAD-dependent oxidoreductase, with product MARIVVLGAGFAGLWAAIGAARLREAIGDAGRDIEIHLIDRNPYHNIRVRNYEVDLSGVALPLSQLLDPIGVTHGIGEVKAVDPARCEISLVTGGGKETLNYDRLVLALGSEVMRPDIPGLAEHAFDVDTYAAALRLEEHLTSLGRSAPLPGRSTIAVVGAGFTGIEVAAEMPDRLVRVGITGDRRIVLVDPNPAVGATIGDQARPVIETALSSLGIETRLGVRVASVEASGVRLSSGEFIPARTVIWCAGMRASRLAESFPGARDRLGRLLVDPFMRVADLPGIFAAGDVASSVIDGLHPTVMSCQFARPMGRFAGHNVVADLAGRPMLPLRIDWYVTVLDLGDWGALYTEGWNREVRTTGEAAKATKQTINRKRIYPPLSGSKDELFAAAAPTVQAPPPTYGAPRR from the coding sequence ATGGCGCGTATCGTCGTGCTCGGCGCCGGGTTTGCAGGCCTGTGGGCGGCAATCGGTGCCGCGCGTCTGCGCGAGGCGATCGGTGATGCCGGCCGCGACATCGAGATCCATCTCATTGACCGCAATCCCTACCACAACATCCGCGTGCGCAACTACGAGGTCGACCTCAGCGGGGTCGCGCTGCCGCTGTCGCAGCTGCTCGATCCCATCGGTGTCACGCACGGGATCGGCGAGGTCAAGGCGGTCGATCCGGCGCGCTGTGAAATCTCGCTGGTCACGGGCGGCGGCAAGGAGACGCTGAACTACGATCGCCTCGTGCTTGCGCTTGGCAGCGAGGTGATGCGTCCCGATATTCCGGGCCTCGCCGAGCATGCGTTCGACGTCGACACCTATGCTGCAGCGCTTCGCCTCGAGGAGCATCTCACTTCGCTCGGACGCAGTGCGCCGTTGCCGGGACGGTCGACGATCGCAGTGGTCGGTGCCGGCTTCACCGGCATTGAGGTTGCGGCCGAAATGCCCGACCGACTGGTGCGCGTCGGCATCACCGGCGATCGTCGCATCGTCCTGGTCGATCCCAATCCCGCTGTCGGTGCGACGATCGGTGACCAAGCACGCCCCGTCATCGAGACGGCGCTATCGTCGCTTGGGATCGAGACGCGGCTTGGCGTGCGCGTCGCGTCGGTCGAGGCTTCAGGTGTTCGCCTGAGCTCGGGCGAGTTCATCCCGGCGCGAACGGTGATCTGGTGCGCCGGCATGCGCGCAAGCCGGCTCGCTGAAAGTTTTCCGGGCGCGCGCGATCGTCTCGGGCGCCTCCTGGTCGATCCGTTCATGCGGGTCGCCGATCTGCCCGGAATCTTCGCCGCCGGCGACGTCGCCTCTAGCGTGATCGACGGCCTGCATCCGACCGTGATGTCCTGCCAGTTCGCCCGCCCCATGGGCCGCTTCGCCGGCCACAATGTGGTGGCCGATCTCGCCGGCCGGCCGATGCTGCCGCTCAGGATCGACTGGTACGTCACCGTGCTCGATCTCGGCGATTGGGGTGCGCTCTACACGGAAGGATGGAATCGCGAGGTGCGGACGACGGGCGAGGCTGCGAAGGCGACCAAGCAGACCATCAACCGCAAGCGCATCTACCCGCCGCTCTCAGGCAGCAAGGATGAGCTGTTCGCTGCGGCAGCGCCAACGGTGCAGGCGCCGCCGCCGACCTATGGGGCACCGCGTCGATGA
- a CDS encoding IS1182 family transposase yields MANRTFKTGESREQPSLLPARIEDYVGPDNPVRAIESFVHVLDLAKLGFRHAGRKAEGAGQPPYDPADLLKLYLYGYINQIRSSRRLEREACRNLELIWLLKNLKPGYRTIGNFRKENWAALKAANRSFVLLMRELGLVGGSVVAIDGSFFHGNASKASIFTRKRLADQIAKLDQEIEAYGKSLEDNDAAEAKKPGKDGADGDDGDGGDIGEKVAALMTKRSRAQADLVRLEENDQTQLSLTDPDARLLVKSGQGVAGYNVQTAVDDKHKLIVASEVVNDSSDVGQLHALAVAAKESLEVKALQALADEGYYSSRELKACEDDGITAYVPVPEGNARLEKQGRFALKDFNYDGASDTYRCPAGHQLHPMKSRQKNTSGRIEIRYAARGATCKTCPLKVCCLASNATNRTIGRWEHEDVLERHRARMQGAGELMRRRSGIVEHPFGTLKCRAGYRHFLVRGFDKVRGEWSLMALCYNFTRVLNILGFDAFLAALAKTLAPCRSTLAALLKGIQVALGAFWANIQPRLAIGRFAPA; encoded by the coding sequence ATGGCGAATCGCACATTCAAGACCGGAGAGAGCCGGGAGCAACCCAGTCTGCTTCCCGCTCGGATTGAGGACTATGTCGGGCCGGACAATCCGGTCCGGGCGATCGAGAGCTTCGTTCATGTCCTCGACCTTGCCAAACTCGGCTTTCGCCATGCGGGCCGCAAGGCTGAAGGGGCCGGCCAGCCGCCGTACGATCCGGCCGATCTGCTGAAGCTCTACCTTTACGGCTACATCAACCAAATCAGGTCGTCGCGTCGGTTAGAGCGGGAGGCCTGCCGCAATCTGGAACTAATCTGGCTTCTGAAGAATCTGAAGCCGGGTTATCGGACGATCGGCAACTTCCGCAAAGAGAACTGGGCGGCTCTGAAGGCGGCCAACCGCAGCTTCGTGCTGCTGATGCGCGAGCTCGGTCTTGTCGGCGGCAGCGTTGTTGCGATTGACGGCTCGTTCTTCCATGGCAACGCCAGCAAGGCCAGCATCTTTACGCGCAAGAGGCTTGCCGATCAGATCGCAAAGCTGGACCAGGAGATCGAGGCTTACGGCAAGTCTCTTGAGGACAATGATGCCGCGGAAGCCAAGAAGCCGGGCAAGGATGGGGCCGATGGCGACGACGGAGATGGTGGCGACATCGGCGAGAAGGTTGCGGCGCTGATGACAAAGCGCTCGCGCGCCCAAGCCGATCTTGTTCGGTTGGAAGAGAATGACCAGACGCAGCTGTCCCTGACAGATCCGGATGCCCGGCTTCTGGTCAAGAGCGGCCAAGGGGTTGCAGGCTACAATGTGCAGACCGCAGTCGACGACAAGCACAAGCTCATTGTCGCCAGCGAGGTGGTGAACGACAGCAGCGATGTCGGCCAGCTACATGCACTGGCCGTAGCGGCAAAGGAGTCCCTTGAGGTCAAGGCCCTGCAGGCGCTGGCAGATGAGGGCTATTACAGCAGTCGCGAACTGAAGGCCTGTGAGGACGATGGCATCACGGCCTATGTTCCGGTGCCGGAGGGCAACGCCCGGCTCGAGAAGCAAGGCCGCTTCGCCCTCAAGGACTTCAACTATGATGGCGCATCCGACACCTACCGTTGTCCCGCCGGCCATCAGCTACATCCGATGAAGAGCAGGCAGAAGAACACCAGTGGCCGCATCGAGATCCGCTACGCGGCGCGCGGAGCGACCTGCAAGACCTGCCCACTCAAGGTCTGTTGCCTCGCGTCGAACGCGACCAACCGGACGATCGGTCGCTGGGAGCATGAAGACGTTCTTGAACGTCACCGCGCGCGGATGCAGGGCGCAGGCGAGCTGATGCGCCGTCGTTCGGGGATTGTCGAGCATCCGTTTGGCACGCTCAAATGCCGTGCCGGCTACCGTCATTTCCTGGTCCGCGGTTTCGACAAGGTCCGCGGCGAGTGGAGCCTGATGGCGCTCTGCTACAACTTCACACGCGTGCTCAACATCCTTGGGTTCGACGCGTTTCTGGCTGCGCTGGCAAAGACGCTCGCTCCTTGCCGATCCACCCTCGCAGCCCTGCTGAAGGGCATCCAGGTTGCTCTAGGGGCCTTCTGGGCCAATATACAGCCACGGCTAGCAATCGGCCGGTTCGCTCCGGCCTGA
- the fliI gene encoding flagellar protein export ATPase FliI produces MKALAEQIGDIDGINIYGRVVGVRGLMVEVAGPIHAMSVGARLVIETGANRCIPCEVIGFSGSNAVVMPFAGLEGVRRGCKAVIANAANLVRPSSAWLGRVVNALGEPIDGKGPLPQGASPMPFRNTPPPAHSRKRVGSPLDLGVRAMNTFLTCCRGQRMGIFAGSGVGKSVLLSMLARNVDAAVSVIGLIGERGREVQEFLQDDLGEEGLARSVVVVATSDEPALMRRQAAYLTLAVAEYFRDEGQDVLCLMDSVTRFAMAQREIGLSAGEPPTAKGYTPTVFTELPKLLERAGPGLGEGAITAIFTVLVDGDDHNEPIADAVRGILDGHIVMQRSIAERGRYPAINILKSVSRTMPKSADPQFWPVIQKARAVMATYADMEELIRLGAYRAGSSPEVDEAIRLHEPLEAFLRQRKDENASLADGYRQLAQILGNLETER; encoded by the coding sequence ATGAAGGCTCTTGCCGAACAGATCGGCGACATCGACGGCATCAACATCTATGGCCGCGTCGTCGGCGTGCGCGGTCTGATGGTCGAGGTGGCCGGCCCGATCCACGCGATGTCGGTCGGCGCGCGACTGGTGATCGAGACCGGCGCCAACCGTTGCATTCCCTGCGAGGTGATCGGCTTCTCCGGCAGCAACGCTGTCGTGATGCCGTTCGCCGGGCTTGAGGGCGTGCGTCGCGGCTGCAAGGCCGTGATCGCCAATGCCGCCAATCTGGTGCGTCCGTCGTCGGCCTGGCTCGGTCGTGTCGTCAATGCGCTGGGCGAGCCGATCGACGGCAAGGGGCCGTTGCCGCAAGGCGCTTCGCCGATGCCGTTCCGCAATACGCCGCCGCCGGCGCATTCGCGCAAGCGCGTCGGCAGCCCGCTCGATCTCGGCGTGCGCGCGATGAACACCTTTCTCACCTGCTGCCGCGGCCAGCGCATGGGCATCTTTGCTGGTTCTGGCGTCGGCAAATCCGTGCTGCTGTCGATGCTGGCGCGCAACGTCGATGCCGCCGTCAGCGTCATCGGCCTGATCGGCGAACGTGGCCGCGAGGTGCAGGAATTCCTGCAGGATGACCTTGGAGAAGAGGGCCTCGCGCGTTCCGTCGTGGTGGTCGCGACCTCCGACGAGCCGGCCTTGATGCGGCGGCAGGCGGCGTACCTCACGCTCGCGGTCGCCGAATATTTTCGCGACGAGGGCCAGGACGTGCTCTGCCTGATGGACTCGGTGACGCGCTTTGCGATGGCGCAGCGCGAGATCGGCCTGTCCGCCGGCGAGCCGCCGACTGCCAAGGGCTACACGCCGACCGTCTTCACCGAGCTGCCGAAGCTGCTGGAGCGCGCCGGCCCGGGGCTGGGCGAGGGCGCCATCACCGCGATCTTCACGGTGCTGGTCGACGGCGACGATCACAACGAGCCGATCGCCGACGCCGTCCGCGGCATCCTCGACGGCCATATCGTGATGCAGCGCTCGATCGCCGAGCGCGGCCGCTACCCCGCCATCAACATCCTCAAATCGGTCTCGCGCACCATGCCGAAATCGGCCGATCCGCAGTTCTGGCCGGTGATCCAGAAGGCGCGGGCGGTGATGGCGACCTATGCCGACATGGAGGAACTGATCCGGCTGGGCGCCTACCGGGCCGGCTCCAGCCCCGAGGTCGACGAGGCGATCCGCCTGCACGAGCCGCTGGAAGCTTTCCTGCGCCAACGCAAGGACGAAAATGCCTCGCTGGCCGATGGCTACCGGCAGTTGGCGCAAATCCTCGGTAATTTGGAAACGGAACGCTAA